Proteins encoded within one genomic window of Procambarus clarkii isolate CNS0578487 chromosome 31, FALCON_Pclarkii_2.0, whole genome shotgun sequence:
- the LOC123758841 gene encoding caspase-8-like isoform X1, which yields MEPIKNNEEKARELLKSRQYKEAEELFSKVLRDANTLQLTKEQEALFYNDRGHCRYMQVCFDEAVEDYTLAIQLDPNLAAAYYNRGTVYYRLCAGLSQQTGGMQVDLQKAVEDFEKACNLAPNNLEFQEGLKNCKILCSSDNRKMDVSKLEAIPLQKLVKLLFLLDNGDKTTGTEKQQPQNIEAVQKARDVFLSILKDHEKGHHDIINILLERYKLLINYCNLDLRSKTETFNTSRIKLDEDLLTFAQACNYLGIECQYLNEKVKMVQDDMNLNENERNGVFFVYAENMLMNRICDCLTPALVFNLLDVVKNNSIGEDLVVTLEQLNHDGLKETLFFYIIRLLEDNNQLNRIYTDKLINFLEMCHQSNSVEQQTIENVIRMLTSYPGECQPAGLCIVFCVTEGRNGAEAEIANINRVFADILGFTVKIERNPSEETIENYVNKELQMTKYRYYDSVVYWFISHGSETNLILPNDKTYERDLFIEKFSKPKVFNKKPKIFFLASCQGSKPIPVKFGGQPAGTDGRNRSRANELDDCNDITYVYYEMDRLIAYATLPDKLAFHRDVEGSVFVEIVCSLLEKSSEVSITQVLETASRKIHCLIFKSDDNSFQGHAKQACFYTSTFQKTFCVPTICPQI from the exons ATGGAGCCTATAAAAAATAACGAAGAGAAGGCACGAGAGCTACTCAAATCAAGACAATATAAAGAAGCGGAGGAGTTGTTCTCTAAGGTGTTAAGGGATGCCAACACACTACAATTGAC GAAGGAGCAAGAAGCCCTGTTCTATAATGACAGAGGCCACTGCAGATACATGCAAGTGTGCTTCGATGAGGCTGTGGAAGACTATACCCTGGCCATACAGCTAGACCCAAATCTGGCTGCTGCATACTACAACAGAGGAACAGTTTACTATAGACTTTGTGCTGGCTTGTCTCAACAGACTGGCGGGATGCAAG TTGATCTCCAAAAAGCAGTGGAAGATTTTGAAAAGGCTTGTAACTTGGCACCAAATAATCTTGAGTTCCAGGAGGGTCTGAAAAATTGCAAGATTCTGTGCTCATCAG ACAATAGAAAAATGGATGTTTCAAAATTGGAAGCTATTCCACTTCAAAAATTAGTGAAGCTCCTATTTCTTTTAGACAACGGTGACAAGACTACGGGTACAGAGAAGCAGCAGCCACAAAATATTGAAGCTGTCCAGAAAGCCAGAGATGTTTTTCTGTCTATTCTGAAAGACCATGAAAAGGGTCATCacgatattattaatatattgctTGAACGTTACAAGCTGTTGATAAATTACTGCAATCTAGATCTTCGAAGTAAAACGGAAACTTTTAATACATCTAGAATTAAACTCGATGAAGATTTGCTTACCTTTGCACAGGCTTGCAACTACCTAGGGATTGAATGCCAATATTTAAATGAAAAGGTAAAAATGGTACAAGATGATATGAATCTTAATGAGAATGAAAGAAATGGTGTTTTTTTTGTATATGCAGAAAACATGCTCATGAATCGCATATGTGATTGTTTGACACCTGCTCTTGTCTTTAATCTATTGGATGTTGTCAAAAATAACAGTATAGGTGAAGATTTAGTAGTTACATTAGAGCAATTGAATCACGATGGACTGAAGGAAACTCTCTTCTTTTATATAATAAGGCTATTAGAAGACAATAATCAGCTGAACCGCATATATACAGATAAGCTGATAAATTTTCTTGAAATGTGTCATCAAAGCAATAGCGTTGAGCAACAAACCATTGAAAATGTGATACGCATGTTAACAAGTTATCCAGGAGAATGCCAGCCAGCTGGATTATGCATTGTTTTCTGTGTTACTGAAGGGAGAAATGGAGCTGAGGCTGAAATAGCAAACATAAATCGTGTATTTGCAGATATTCTTGGATTTACAGTGAAAATTGAGAGAAATCCCAGTGAAGAGACTATAGAAAATTATGTTAATAAAGAACTACAGATGACAAAGTATCGTTATTATGactctgttgtttactggttTATAAGCCACGGCTCTGAAACTAATCTAATTCTTCCTAATGATAAGACGTATGAAAGGGATTTGTTTATTGAAAAATTTTCAAAGCCAAAAGTCTTTAataaaaagcctaaaatcttCTTCTTAGCATCATGCCAAGGAAGTAAACCAATTCCTGTTAAATTCG GTGGACAACCAGCTGGTACAGATGGAAGAAATCGTTCAAGAGCTAATGAATTGGATGATTGTAATGACATTACGTATGTTTACTATGAGATGGATCGTCTTATTGCATATGCCACTCTTCCCGATAAACTTGCTTTCCACCGAGATGTTGAAG GTTCTGTGTTTGTGGAAATTGTGTGCTCTCTTCTGGAAAAAAGTTCTGAAGTAAGCATTACTCAGGTATTGGAAACGGCTTCACGGAAGATACACTGCCTAATTTTCAAGAGTGACGATAATTCGTTTCAAGGTCATGCAAAACAGGCATGTTTCTATACATCCACCTTTCAAAAAACTTTCTGTGTTCCAACAATATGCCCACAAATTTGA
- the LOC123758841 gene encoding caspase-8-like isoform X3, whose product MEPIKNNEEKARELLKSRQYKEAEELFSKVLRDANTLQLTKEQEALFYNDRGHCRYMQVCFDEAVEDYTLAIQLDPNLAAAYYNRGTVYYRLCAGLSQQTGGMQDNRKMDVSKLEAIPLQKLVKLLFLLDNGDKTTGTEKQQPQNIEAVQKARDVFLSILKDHEKGHHDIINILLERYKLLINYCNLDLRSKTETFNTSRIKLDEDLLTFAQACNYLGIECQYLNEKVKMVQDDMNLNENERNGVFFVYAENMLMNRICDCLTPALVFNLLDVVKNNSIGEDLVVTLEQLNHDGLKETLFFYIIRLLEDNNQLNRIYTDKLINFLEMCHQSNSVEQQTIENVIRMLTSYPGECQPAGLCIVFCVTEGRNGAEAEIANINRVFADILGFTVKIERNPSEETIENYVNKELQMTKYRYYDSVVYWFISHGSETNLILPNDKTYERDLFIEKFSKPKVFNKKPKIFFLASCQGSKPIPVKFGGQPAGTDGRNRSRANELDDCNDITYVYYEMDRLIAYATLPDKLAFHRDVEGSVFVEIVCSLLEKSSEVSITQVLETASRKIHCLIFKSDDNSFQGHAKQACFYTSTFQKTFCVPTICPQI is encoded by the exons ATGGAGCCTATAAAAAATAACGAAGAGAAGGCACGAGAGCTACTCAAATCAAGACAATATAAAGAAGCGGAGGAGTTGTTCTCTAAGGTGTTAAGGGATGCCAACACACTACAATTGAC GAAGGAGCAAGAAGCCCTGTTCTATAATGACAGAGGCCACTGCAGATACATGCAAGTGTGCTTCGATGAGGCTGTGGAAGACTATACCCTGGCCATACAGCTAGACCCAAATCTGGCTGCTGCATACTACAACAGAGGAACAGTTTACTATAGACTTTGTGCTGGCTTGTCTCAACAGACTGGCGGGATGCAAG ACAATAGAAAAATGGATGTTTCAAAATTGGAAGCTATTCCACTTCAAAAATTAGTGAAGCTCCTATTTCTTTTAGACAACGGTGACAAGACTACGGGTACAGAGAAGCAGCAGCCACAAAATATTGAAGCTGTCCAGAAAGCCAGAGATGTTTTTCTGTCTATTCTGAAAGACCATGAAAAGGGTCATCacgatattattaatatattgctTGAACGTTACAAGCTGTTGATAAATTACTGCAATCTAGATCTTCGAAGTAAAACGGAAACTTTTAATACATCTAGAATTAAACTCGATGAAGATTTGCTTACCTTTGCACAGGCTTGCAACTACCTAGGGATTGAATGCCAATATTTAAATGAAAAGGTAAAAATGGTACAAGATGATATGAATCTTAATGAGAATGAAAGAAATGGTGTTTTTTTTGTATATGCAGAAAACATGCTCATGAATCGCATATGTGATTGTTTGACACCTGCTCTTGTCTTTAATCTATTGGATGTTGTCAAAAATAACAGTATAGGTGAAGATTTAGTAGTTACATTAGAGCAATTGAATCACGATGGACTGAAGGAAACTCTCTTCTTTTATATAATAAGGCTATTAGAAGACAATAATCAGCTGAACCGCATATATACAGATAAGCTGATAAATTTTCTTGAAATGTGTCATCAAAGCAATAGCGTTGAGCAACAAACCATTGAAAATGTGATACGCATGTTAACAAGTTATCCAGGAGAATGCCAGCCAGCTGGATTATGCATTGTTTTCTGTGTTACTGAAGGGAGAAATGGAGCTGAGGCTGAAATAGCAAACATAAATCGTGTATTTGCAGATATTCTTGGATTTACAGTGAAAATTGAGAGAAATCCCAGTGAAGAGACTATAGAAAATTATGTTAATAAAGAACTACAGATGACAAAGTATCGTTATTATGactctgttgtttactggttTATAAGCCACGGCTCTGAAACTAATCTAATTCTTCCTAATGATAAGACGTATGAAAGGGATTTGTTTATTGAAAAATTTTCAAAGCCAAAAGTCTTTAataaaaagcctaaaatcttCTTCTTAGCATCATGCCAAGGAAGTAAACCAATTCCTGTTAAATTCG GTGGACAACCAGCTGGTACAGATGGAAGAAATCGTTCAAGAGCTAATGAATTGGATGATTGTAATGACATTACGTATGTTTACTATGAGATGGATCGTCTTATTGCATATGCCACTCTTCCCGATAAACTTGCTTTCCACCGAGATGTTGAAG GTTCTGTGTTTGTGGAAATTGTGTGCTCTCTTCTGGAAAAAAGTTCTGAAGTAAGCATTACTCAGGTATTGGAAACGGCTTCACGGAAGATACACTGCCTAATTTTCAAGAGTGACGATAATTCGTTTCAAGGTCATGCAAAACAGGCATGTTTCTATACATCCACCTTTCAAAAAACTTTCTGTGTTCCAACAATATGCCCACAAATTTGA
- the LOC123758841 gene encoding uncharacterized protein isoform X2 — translation MEPIKNNEEKARELLKSRQYKEAEELFSKVLRDANTLQLTKEQEALFYNDRGHCRYMQVCFDEAVEDYTLAIQLDPNLAAAYYNRGTVYYRLCAGLSQQTGGMQVDLQKAVEDFEKACNLAPNNLEFQEGLKNCKILCSSDNGDKTTGTEKQQPQNIEAVQKARDVFLSILKDHEKGHHDIINILLERYKLLINYCNLDLRSKTETFNTSRIKLDEDLLTFAQACNYLGIECQYLNEKVKMVQDDMNLNENERNGVFFVYAENMLMNRICDCLTPALVFNLLDVVKNNSIGEDLVVTLEQLNHDGLKETLFFYIIRLLEDNNQLNRIYTDKLINFLEMCHQSNSVEQQTIENVIRMLTSYPGECQPAGLCIVFCVTEGRNGAEAEIANINRVFADILGFTVKIERNPSEETIENYVNKELQMTKYRYYDSVVYWFISHGSETNLILPNDKTYERDLFIEKFSKPKVFNKKPKIFFLASCQGSKPIPVKFGGQPAGTDGRNRSRANELDDCNDITYVYYEMDRLIAYATLPDKLAFHRDVEGSVFVEIVCSLLEKSSEVSITQVLETASRKIHCLIFKSDDNSFQGHAKQACFYTSTFQKTFCVPTICPQI, via the exons ATGGAGCCTATAAAAAATAACGAAGAGAAGGCACGAGAGCTACTCAAATCAAGACAATATAAAGAAGCGGAGGAGTTGTTCTCTAAGGTGTTAAGGGATGCCAACACACTACAATTGAC GAAGGAGCAAGAAGCCCTGTTCTATAATGACAGAGGCCACTGCAGATACATGCAAGTGTGCTTCGATGAGGCTGTGGAAGACTATACCCTGGCCATACAGCTAGACCCAAATCTGGCTGCTGCATACTACAACAGAGGAACAGTTTACTATAGACTTTGTGCTGGCTTGTCTCAACAGACTGGCGGGATGCAAG TTGATCTCCAAAAAGCAGTGGAAGATTTTGAAAAGGCTTGTAACTTGGCACCAAATAATCTTGAGTTCCAGGAGGGTCTGAAAAATTGCAAGATTCTGTGCTCATCAG ACAACGGTGACAAGACTACGGGTACAGAGAAGCAGCAGCCACAAAATATTGAAGCTGTCCAGAAAGCCAGAGATGTTTTTCTGTCTATTCTGAAAGACCATGAAAAGGGTCATCacgatattattaatatattgctTGAACGTTACAAGCTGTTGATAAATTACTGCAATCTAGATCTTCGAAGTAAAACGGAAACTTTTAATACATCTAGAATTAAACTCGATGAAGATTTGCTTACCTTTGCACAGGCTTGCAACTACCTAGGGATTGAATGCCAATATTTAAATGAAAAGGTAAAAATGGTACAAGATGATATGAATCTTAATGAGAATGAAAGAAATGGTGTTTTTTTTGTATATGCAGAAAACATGCTCATGAATCGCATATGTGATTGTTTGACACCTGCTCTTGTCTTTAATCTATTGGATGTTGTCAAAAATAACAGTATAGGTGAAGATTTAGTAGTTACATTAGAGCAATTGAATCACGATGGACTGAAGGAAACTCTCTTCTTTTATATAATAAGGCTATTAGAAGACAATAATCAGCTGAACCGCATATATACAGATAAGCTGATAAATTTTCTTGAAATGTGTCATCAAAGCAATAGCGTTGAGCAACAAACCATTGAAAATGTGATACGCATGTTAACAAGTTATCCAGGAGAATGCCAGCCAGCTGGATTATGCATTGTTTTCTGTGTTACTGAAGGGAGAAATGGAGCTGAGGCTGAAATAGCAAACATAAATCGTGTATTTGCAGATATTCTTGGATTTACAGTGAAAATTGAGAGAAATCCCAGTGAAGAGACTATAGAAAATTATGTTAATAAAGAACTACAGATGACAAAGTATCGTTATTATGactctgttgtttactggttTATAAGCCACGGCTCTGAAACTAATCTAATTCTTCCTAATGATAAGACGTATGAAAGGGATTTGTTTATTGAAAAATTTTCAAAGCCAAAAGTCTTTAataaaaagcctaaaatcttCTTCTTAGCATCATGCCAAGGAAGTAAACCAATTCCTGTTAAATTCG GTGGACAACCAGCTGGTACAGATGGAAGAAATCGTTCAAGAGCTAATGAATTGGATGATTGTAATGACATTACGTATGTTTACTATGAGATGGATCGTCTTATTGCATATGCCACTCTTCCCGATAAACTTGCTTTCCACCGAGATGTTGAAG GTTCTGTGTTTGTGGAAATTGTGTGCTCTCTTCTGGAAAAAAGTTCTGAAGTAAGCATTACTCAGGTATTGGAAACGGCTTCACGGAAGATACACTGCCTAATTTTCAAGAGTGACGATAATTCGTTTCAAGGTCATGCAAAACAGGCATGTTTCTATACATCCACCTTTCAAAAAACTTTCTGTGTTCCAACAATATGCCCACAAATTTGA